A single genomic interval of Helianthus annuus cultivar XRQ/B chromosome 13, HanXRQr2.0-SUNRISE, whole genome shotgun sequence harbors:
- the LOC110899175 gene encoding glycine dehydrogenase (decarboxylating) A, mitochondrial: protein MDRARKLANKSLINRLISQSKQHPSSPALCSSSRYISSSFSHTSFTQIARSDTNVRKFDSQTRSISIESLKPSDTFPRRHNSATPEEQGKMAQFVGFENLDCLIDATVPKSIRIGEMKLTQFDEGLSESQMIEHMKDLASKNRVFKSFIGMGYYNTYVPGVILRNIMENPGWYTQYTPYQAEIAQGRLESLLNFQTMITDLTGLPMSNASLLDEGTAAAEAMAMCNNIQKGKKKKFLIATNCHPQTVDVCRTRADGFGLEVVVSDLNDFDYSSGDVCGVLVQYPGTEGEVLDYGEFVEHAHANGVKVVMASDLLALTVLKPPGEFGADIVVGSAQRFGVPMGYGGPHAAFLATSQEYKRMMPGRIIGVSVDATGKPALRMAMQTREQHIRRDKATSNICTAQALLANMAAMYGIYHGPEGLKTIAQRVNGLAATFAAGLKKLGTVDVQGLPFFDTVKIKCTDSAAVAEEALKHKMNLRIVDRNTITVAFDETTTIEDVDTLFKVFSLGKPVTFTAASLAPEVQNVIPSGLVRETPYMTHPIFNSFHTEHELLRYISKLQSKDLSLCHSMIPLGSCTMKLNATTEMMPVTWPAFADMHPFAPIAQAQGYQEMFKNLGDMLCTVTGFDSFSLQPNAGAAGEYAGLMVIRAYHMARGDHHRNVCIIPVSAHGTNPASAAMCGMKIITVGTDAKGNINIEEVRKAAEANTDNLSALMVTYPSTHGVYEEGIDEICKIIHDNGGQVYMDGANMNAQVGLTSPGWIGADVCHLNLHKTFCIPHGGGGPGMGPIGVKKHLAPYLPSHPVVGTGGLPAPEKAEPLGTISAAPWGSALILPISYTYIAMMGSRGLTDASKIAILNANYMAKRLESHYPILFRGVNGTVAHEFIVDLRPLKATAGIEPEDVAKRLIDYGFHGPTMSWPVPGTLMIEPTESESKAELDRFCDALISIRKEIAEIEKGNADVNNNVIKGAPHPLQVLMADKWTKPYSREYAAYPASWLRAAKFWPTTCRVDNVYGDRNLICTLQPPHEEEEKAAATA from the exons ATGGATCGAGCTCGAAAACTAGCAAACAAATCCCTCATCAATCGCTTAATCTCACAATCCAAACAACACCCATCATCCCCTGCACTCTGTTCATCTTCAAGGTacatttcttcatcattttcacacACTAGTTTCACCCAAATTGCTAGATCAGACACCAATGTTCGCAAATTTGATTCGCAAACCCGATCGATATCGATCGAATCGTTAAAACCCAGTGACACTTTCCCTCGCCGTCATAACTCTGCTACTCCTGAAGAACAGGGGAAAATGGCCCAATTTGTAGGGTTTGAGAATCTAGATTGTTTAATCGATGCAACGGTACCGAAATCGATTCGAATAGGGGAAATGAAACTGACCCAGTTTGATGAAGGGCTGAGTGAGTCACAAATGATTGAGCATATGAAAGATTTAGCTTCTAAAAACAGAGTGTTTAAGTCTTTTATCGGTATGGGGTATTATAATACTTATGTTCCTGGTGTTATTTTGAGGAATATTATGGAAAATCCTGGTTGGTATACTCAGTATACACCTTATCAAGCCGAGATTGCACAGGGGAGACTCGAATCTTTGCTTAACTTTCAAACGATGATTACGGATTTAACGGGGTTACCGATGTCAAACGCTTCGTTGCTTGACGAAGGGACGGCTGCTGCAGAAGCAATGGCTATGTGTAACAATATTCAGaaggggaagaagaagaagtttTTAATCGCGACGAATTGTCACCCGCAGACGGTTGATGTTTGCAGGACTAGAGCGGACGGGTTCGGTTTGGAAGTGGTAGTGTCGGATTTGAACGATTTTGATTACTCGTCGGGTGATGTTTGCGGGGTGTTGGTGCAGTATCCTGGAACTGAAGGTGAGGTGTTGGATTATGGTGAGTTTGTTGAGCATGCACACGCGAACGGGGTGAAGGTTGTTATGGCTAGTGATTTGTTGGCTTTGACTGTGTTGAAGCCGCCTGGTGAGTTTGGTGCAGATATTGTGGTGGGGTCCGCGCAAAGGTTTGGTGTTCCGATGGGGTATGGTGGTCCGCATGCTGCGTTTCTTGCGACGTCGCAAGAGTATAAGCGGATGATGCCCGGAAGGATTATTGGTGTTAGTGTTGATGCGACTGGTAAACCTGCTTTGCGGATGGCGATGCAGACACGAGAGCAGCACATCAGGAGGGATAAAGCTACTAGCAACATTTGCACAGCTCAG GCATTGCTTGCAAATATGGCTGCTATGTATGGCATTTACCATGGACCCGAAGGCCTAAAAACGATCGCACAACGTGTCAACGGACTTGCTGCAACATTTGCTGCGGGATTAAAGAAACTAGGGACAGTAGATGTCCAAGGTCTTCCCTTTTTTGACACTGTTAAGATAAAATGTACCGATTCAGCCGCAGTAGCTGAAGAAGCTCTTAAACACAAGATGAACCTTCGTATTGTTGACAGAAACACT ATTACCGTCGCATTTGATGAAACAACCACCATTGAAGATGTTGATACATTGTTTAAAGTATTTTCATTGGGGAAACCG GTGACATTCACTGCTGCATCTCTGGCACCAGAGGTTCAAAATGTCATCCCTTCTGGTCTTGTAAGGGAGACTCCGTATATGACACATCCGATTTTTAACTC ATTCCACACAGAGCATGAGCTACTTAGATACATCAGCAAATTGCAGTCGAAGGATTTGTCATTGTGTCACAGTATGATTCCGTTGGGGTCATGTACAATGAAGCTTAACGCAACTACCGAAATGATGCCAGTGACGTGGCCTGCCTTTGCAGATATGCATCCGTTTGCACCTATTGCACAGGCACAAGGATATCAA GAAATGTTCAAGAATTTGGGTGATATGTTGTGTACCGTCACTGGGTTTGATTCATTCTCTTTGCAACCTAATGCTGGCGCTGCTGGAGAGTATGCCGGGCTAATGGTTATCCGTGCATATCATATG GCGAGAGGAGATCATCATAGAAACGTATGCATCATTCCCGTGTCAGCACATGGAACAAATCCTGCTAGTGCTGCTATGTGCGGGATGAAAATCATAACTGTTGGAACCGATGCTAAAGGTAACATTAACATTGAAGAGGTACGGAAGGCTGCTGAAGCAAATACGGACAATCTATCAGCTCTAATG GTAACGTATCCTTCGACTCATGGAGTTTACGAGGAGGGTATTGATGAGATTTGCAAAATTATTCATGACAACGGCGGTCAGGTTTACATGGATGGAGCCAATATGAATGCACAG GTTGGTCTAACAAGTCCTGGGTGGATTGGTGCTGATGTTTGTCATCTGAACCTTCACAAGACATTTTGCATTCCGCATGGTGGAGGTGGGCCCGGAATGGGCCCAATTGGTGTGAAAAAACACTTGGCACCATACTTGCCTTCTCACCCTGTG GTTGGGACCGGAGGGTTACCAGCGCCCGAAAAAGCTGAGCCACTCGGTACAATTTCTGCAGCACCTTGGGGATCAGCCCTTATCTTGCCCATATCGTATACATACATTGCCATGATGGGATCTCGGGGACTTACCGATGCATCAAAGATAGCCATCTTGAATGCAAACTACATGGCAAAACGTCTTGAG AGTCATTACCCCATTCTTTTCCGTGGTGTCAATGGAACCGTTGCCCATGAATTTATTGTTGATTTGAGACCCTTAAAG GCTACAGCTGGAATAGAGCCAGAAGACGTTGCTAAACGCCTCATAGATTATGGATTTCATGGCCCAACAATGTCGTGGCCCGTTCCTGGAACACTAATGATTGAACCTACTGAAAGTGAAAGCAAG GCAGAGTTAGACAGGTTTTGTGATGCTTTGATTTCCATTAGAAAAGAAATAGCTGAAATTGAAAAAGGAAACGCGGATGTTAACAACAACGTTATCAAG GGAGCTCCTCATCCTCTTCAAGTGCTCATGGCTGATAAGTGGACGAAACCATACTCTCGGGAATATGCAGCCTACCCTGCTTCATGGCTTCGTGCCGCTAAGTTCTGGCCAACCACAT GCCGTGTAGATAATGTGTATGGCGATCGCAACCTCATCTGCACTCTTCAGCCGCCGCACGAGGAAGAAGAAAAGGCGGCAGCCACTGCTTAA